One Fundidesulfovibrio magnetotacticus genomic window, CCGGACCCGCGCGGGGCCGCCGCGCCCGGGGCAGGAAACCAGACACCCCTCAGAAGGACTTGATCATCCAGGCCCCCAGGCCCAGGAGCACCACGCCCGCGATGCGCGCCGGGCTCGCCGCGTGCTCGGGGAAGCCCAGCAGTCCGTGGTGGTCCAGGAGCACCGAGGCCACGAGCTGTCCGGCCAACATGAAGGCCGTCATGGTGGCCGCGCCCAGGCGCGGCCCCAGGTAGATGGTGGTGGCCACGAAGAAGGCCCCCAGCGCCCCGCCGATCCACAGCCAGGGCGGCGTGCGGGCCAGGTCGCCCGGGGAGGGCCACGTCAGGCGCTGGGCCAGGCACCAGCCCAGCAGGCAGAGCGTGCCCACCAGGAAGGAGACGAACGCCGCCTGGGCGGGATCGGACAGGCGGCCGCGCAGGAGCACGTTCACCCCGGCCTGGACCGGAATGAGCGCCCCGGCGGCCACGGCCAGGACGAGAAGGGGGAGTTTTTCCACGGCGAACCTCCTGGTTCTTGCCCCCGGGGAGCGCGGCCGGAGGGCTAACAAGACGCCGGGTCTTGCGCCGGGCGGCCCGCACGGCCTGTGGCGGCCACGCCACATGCCTCGCAGGCGCGCCTGGACGGACGTTCCGTTCCCGGACGCAGGCGGCCAGCCCGGGGCGCAGCCAGCAGAAAGACCGCCTTGCGGCCGTGCCTCAATGCCGAACGTCTCGTGCTGCGTCCTCAAAGGCCGCCCATGCGGACAGCCAAAGCAAGTGGCGAAAAGCATCGGTTTTCATTTTGAAAACATCTTCATGTTTTTCAAAACCGCCACACTAGTGCTTGCGGGGTTTCTTTTCGCGCTTCTCCTTGTCCTTGCCCTTGTCCTTGCCCTTGCCCGCGCCCTTCTCTCCTTCGTTCTCGTCGCACTGCTCCGGCGCGGAGACATCCGGCTCGGACCGCGTATCCTCCGCAGCGACCGGTTCGGCACAGGGCGCCTGCTCGCAGACGGAGGCCTCCCGAGGTTCCTGCCCGGCCTCGTCTTCAACGCAGGGGGACGGCTCCACCGCGCTGATGCGAAAATCCGGCAGGGGGGCGGCCTCTTCCGGCTCCCGCCATTTCACGGAGAGATCGAGCCGCTGCCGCCCTTTTTTGACGGCGGCCTCAACTTCGAATTCCAAGGCGCTGCCCGGCTTGAGGGTCAAAAATTCCTCTCCCCTGTGCAGGCAGACGACGCCCGCGCGCAGTCCGGTCGCCAGTTCTTCGAGCAGCACGGCCAGGTCCGAGGGGGCCAGCGTTCCTTCCAGCGAGAGACTTTTCGTGCTCATGAGGGCTCCGGGTGGATGCGCCGCTCGGGGCGGCGGCTAGACGGTTGAAAGCTTAGTCGGCCGATTGCGGGCCTTGGTCCGGGCAGGGCGGCCACGGTGCGTCGTCCGCGCCCGAGACGCCCGAACCGCGCGCCTCGATGCGCGGCTTGTCCCGAGCCTCGCGGCGCAGTTCCTCCATTTTTCGCTCGACCTTCTTCACGAACTTGTCCAGGGCCTTGTTCACGGCCGTATCCACGTCGAGGCGCTTGTCCATTCCCCTGGCTTCCGCCTTCAGGGCCTCGATGCGTTCAGCCAGGTCGGCGTGGACGTTGAAGATCATGCGTTTGATCTCGCGATCACACTTGAAAATGGACATTCCGTACCCTCAAATCCGTACAGATTTTGTACGCATATCGTCCAAACCCACAGGGCCGTCAACCACCTTCGGAGGCTTCTTGACGCGCACGCCCCGCCCGGGCATTCCAGCCCTCGGAGGACGCCATGAAAGAAAACCTCGACCTCGTCTTCAAGGGACTACTGCTGGCCCTTCTGGCGGCGTTCGTGTGGGTATGGTCCGAGACGCGCTCCGTGGGCCGCTACGCCTACTTCCGCGACGGAGATCTGGAATTCGTGCTCGATACGTCCACGGGCATGCTCTATCAGGGCGGCTACGCCATGAACCACCTCACCGGCCAGGAAGGGCCCGTGCGCAAGGACCCCATGCGCCCCTGACGGCGGGTTGGGCGCACTGAACCCGACGGTCTTACGGCCCCGCACCGCGAGGGGGAACGACGCGGGCCCGGCCGACTGGCCCGGAGGCCCGAACCGGCCGCCCAGCCCCGGCTTCCGAAGCACGCGGCAACGGCGCGCGGCCCGGACTCCAGAGCCCGGGCCGCGCGGCGCGCCATCCGGCGCCGGACCCTCCGGCCCGGCTCCGCGTCGCGGCTACATGGCCCGGGTGATCTCCAGAGCGCCCACGGCCTCCGAGGCCCCACGCAGGGCCTCCTCTCCGCCCAGCACCACCACCGGCGCGCCGTCCATGGCCCTGGTCATCACGCGGCCCGCCTCGCGCAGGTGGTCCAGCGTGGTCTCCATCACCTCGCGGCGCACCCGGGCGCGGGTCTCCTCGCCGTCGCGCGCCCAGTGGCGCGCCATGGCCACGTGGCCCTGGGCGTCGGGGAGCAGCACGGCGTCGAAATCCCCCACGGCCCCGATCACGGCGCGCTCCAGCTCTTCGGGGCCGATGTCGAGCTTCGCCAGGAAGTCGCCCGCCTCCGCGAAGGCCTCCAGCGTTTTGGCGATGTTGGGGTCGCGGTAGGAGACCATGGAGAGCGTGCCGGACCAGCGGTCGAAGGAGCTGAAGGCCCCGTAGGCCCCGCCGCGCACGCGCACGCGCTCCCAGAGGTAGGCGTTGCGAAGGTAGCGGCAGGCCACGAGCATGGAGCCGTGGAAGTCGTAGTCCCCGGGGGCGAGCAGGCGGCCCTGGGCCACGTAGTTCACCTGCACCGGCGCGGCCAGGCCCTCGCGGGCGGGCAGCTCCAGGGC contains:
- a CDS encoding DMT family transporter, whose protein sequence is MEKLPLLVLAVAAGALIPVQAGVNVLLRGRLSDPAQAAFVSFLVGTLCLLGWCLAQRLTWPSPGDLARTPPWLWIGGALGAFFVATTIYLGPRLGAATMTAFMLAGQLVASVLLDHHGLLGFPEHAASPARIAGVVLLGLGAWMIKSF
- a CDS encoding amphi-Trp domain-containing protein codes for the protein MSTKSLSLEGTLAPSDLAVLLEELATGLRAGVVCLHRGEEFLTLKPGSALEFEVEAAVKKGRQRLDLSVKWREPEEAAPLPDFRISAVEPSPCVEDEAGQEPREASVCEQAPCAEPVAAEDTRSEPDVSAPEQCDENEGEKGAGKGKDKGKDKEKREKKPRKH